TGAACCTGATCGACGATGCCGATGATGGCTGCATCGATGGGCAGTTTTTTGGTTTCCGGCGTGAAGCGGGCTGACGACCCCTGCACACACAGCACGACCTCTCCCTGCCCTGCCCCCACGGTATCGACGACGATAAACGACCGTCCGGTGGGAGTCAGATCACTCTGGTCTTTTTCATTGACTCGCAACGGTTCGACAATCAACAGTTTCTGACCGACCATCGCATCGACTTTCTGAGACGAAACGACGCTTCCGGTGATACGTCCTACAAACATCGAACCAACTCCTGTTTAATCCCGTAAAAGGATACTTCTATTCTCGGGGCGTTACGC
This window of the Gimesia chilikensis genome carries:
- a CDS encoding EutN/CcmL family microcompartment protein, with translation MFVGRITGSVVSSQKVDAMVGQKLLIVEPLRVNEKDQSDLTPTGRSFIVVDTVGAGQGEVVLCVQGSSARFTPETKKLPIDAAIIGIVDQVHIGNQEIFNSKD